Within the Bacillus pumilus genome, the region ATGTCAGTTCAATTTCACCCAGAAGCACACCCAGGGCCTGCTGAAAGTGAATGGGTATTCGATGATTTTATTGAGAAAGTGAAACAAGCAAGGAGAGAAGTCGCACATGCCTAAAGATCAAAGCATACAAACCATTCTAGTCATCGGGTCTGGTCCAATCATCATTGGTCAGGCAGCAGAATTTGATTACTCAGGAACACAAGGATGTATGGCCCTAAAAGAAGAGGGCTACAAAGTGATTTTAGTGAATAACAATCCAGCAACCATTATGACAGACGAATCATTTGCTGATGAAATCTATTTTGAACCGCTTTCAGTTGATTCAGTGACAAGAATCATCGAAAAGGAAAAACCAGATGGGCTTTTAGCCAACCTTGGTGGACAGACCGCTTTAAACCTTGCTGTCGAACTAGAAAAAGCTGGTGTGCTGAAAAAGCACGGGGTAACCCTGCTTGGAACGTCAGTTGAAACAATTGAAAACGGTGAAGATCGAGAGAAATTCCGTGCTCTCATGAAGCAGTTGAACGAACCTGTGCCAGATAGTGAAATTGTGGATAATGCACAGGATGCCCTTCAATTTGCAAAAGAAGTAGGCTTCCCAGTCATTCTAAGACCTGCCTATACACTTGGCGGTAAGGGCGGCGGAATCGCTTTAACAGAAGAAGCGTTTAAACCTCTTATTGAAGGAGCCCTTTTAGCGAGCCCAATTCATCAGTGTTTAGTTGAAAAAAGCATCGCAGGCTTTAAAGAAGTCGAATATGAGGTCATGAGAGACCGTCAAAATACGTGTATTACGGTTTGTAATATGGAAAATATCGATCCAGTTGGTGTGCATACAGGAGACTCGATTGTCGTTGCCCCTTCGCAAACATTAACGGATCAGGATTATCAAATGCTTCGTTCAGCGAGCCTGAAAATCATTTCTGCACTGGATGTAGTCGGGGGATGTAATATCCAATTCGCCCTTGATCCACTCAGTAAAGAATACTTTGTCATTGAGGTAAACCCGCGGGTTAGCCGTTCGTCCGCTCTTGCCTCAAAAGCAACAGGCTATCCGATTGCTAAAATGGCAGCAAAGCTTGCGGTAGGCTATACACTAGACGAACTCAAAAACCCGCTCACAGGCACAACTTATGCTAGTTTTGAGCCGGCACTCGATTATGTCGTCGTGAAATTCCCGCGCTGGCCGTTTGATAAATTTAAACAGGCAGATCGTCAATTAGGTACAAAAATGAAGGCGACTGGCGAAGTCATGGCGATTGATCGTAATTTAGAATCAGCCATCCAAAAAGCCGTTGCCTCCCTTGAAATTAAAACAAAGGGCTTCCACCTGCCAGAATTGAAAGATCAATCGACTGAACAACTGTTTGAGCTAGTCAAAACACCAGACGATCGACGTTTCTTCGCTGTCATGGAGCTACTTTCAAGACAGGAAACAGTTGAAGCGATCCATCAAGCGACGAAAATCGATCGATTCTTCTTACATGTGTTCAACAATATGATCACGCTAGTACAAGAATTAAAGAACCATGAGGGAACGCTCTCCAAAGACACCTTGAAAAAGGTAAAGGAAAAGGGCTTCCTTGATGAAACGATTGCTCTTCTAACAGGCAATAGTGAAGGAGCGATTAGGCAGCTTCGTCAAGAATATGGCATTACGGCTTCATTTAAAATTGTCGACACATGTGCAGCGGAATTTGATGCAAAAACGAACTATTTCTATTCCACATACTTTGGCAAAAGTGATGGAGAGCATCAAGAGAAAACAAAACAGCGTGCACTCATCATTGGCTCTGGTCCAATTCGAATTGGGCAAGGAGTCGAGTTTGACTATAGTGCGGTGCATGGCGTTCTTACCCTGCAAAAGCTTGGTTTTGAAACGATCATGATGAACAACAATCCAGAGACGGTCAGTACGGATTATGAAATCGCCGATCGTTTATATTTTGAGCCTATTACATTAGAGCACATCTTAAACGTTGTGGAAGCAGAGCAAATTGATTTTGTCATCGTGCAATTTGGCGGACAGACGGCGATCAATGTAGCAGAAGGCTTGGAAAAAGCGGGCATTACGTTGTTAGGTACATCCTTTGACACGCTAGATGCGCTAGAAGATCGTGATTTGTTCTATCAGCTTCTTGATGAACTGAACCTTCCTCATGCAAAAGGAGATACAGCTCATTCAAAAGAAGAAGCGCTCACGCATGCTAAAAGCATCGGTTATCCTGTGTTAATTCGCCCATCGTATGTCATTGGTGGAATGGGAATGATGGTTGTCCAGTCAGAAGCGCATTTGACGTCACTACTTGATCAGCCAGATCATTTGCCATACCCCATTTTAATTGATGAGTATGTCACTGGAAAAGAAGTCGAAGTGGATCTAATTTCTGACGGTAAAACGACCTTCATCCCAACGATCGTGGAGCATATTGAGAAAGCGGGTGTCCATTCAGGTGACAGCTTTGCCATCTTGCCAAGTGTCTCCATCAGTGAAGACATCAAACAGCAGGTGCATATTGCGTCCGAACAAATAGCGAAGAAATTAGCGTTTAAGGGCATTATGAATATCCAATTTGTGATCAAAGGGGATCAGGCGCTTGTACTAGAAGTGAATCCGCGGGCAAGCCGGACCGTTCCAGTTGTCAGCAAAGTAATGGGCATTGACATGATTCCGCTTGCGACTCAATTATTAGCGGGTGCGACGCTTGACGAACTGAACCCAGTAACGAAAAACAAAGGGGGAACAGCGGTCAAATTCCCAGTCTTCTCATCACATGCTATTCAAGATATTGACTTAAAGCTGACACCTGAAATGAAAGCGACAGGAGAAGGAATGTGTGTAGGCAAGAACGCCGAAAGCGCCTTGAAAAAAGTGTTTGCGTCGATCTGGCATCAGAAAGGCAGCTTATTTATAAAAGGCAATGAACAATTGGTAGATGAAGCAAAACATGCAGGCTTTGACGTCTGGACGGATAGCTTTGACACTTGGCTGCAAAACGAAGATAAAACCCTTCATATCCATTTAGGCGAAGATGAAGAGGCAAAAGAGCAACGCGTAAAAGCACTCACACATGGGGTCCAGGTCCTTACCGAATATGAAACAGTTCAAGCATTCCTGCAAGGGAAAAATGGAGATGTATCACCAGTATCGCTCCAAGAATTATACAAAAAGGAAGTGACGGCATGAGTCAAGTTGACCTGCAACCGACATTATACGGAAAAGACTTTTTATCATTAAAAGATTTCTCAATCAATGACATTGCTTATTTAATTGAAAAAGCAGAAGAAATGAAACAAAACCCATACCAAGATTTATTCAAAGGGAAAACGTTAGCGATGATTTTTGAAAAATCGTCAACGAGAACCCGTGTATCATTTGAAGCGGGAATGACGCAGCTGGGGGGACATGCGCTTTTCCTCAGCTCAAATGATTTGCAAATCGGCAGAGGAGAAACAATCAGTGATACAGCGCAGGTGCTATCTGGCTATGTAGACGGCATTATGATTCGAACCTTTGAACATGAGAAGGTCGAGGAATTGGCACAATATGCGTCCATTCCTGTCATCAATGGACTGACTGACTACTCCCACCCATGCCAGGCACTTGCAGATTTATTGACGATAAAAGAAGCAAAAGGAACATTAAAAGGAATCAAAGTCGCTTACATCGGTGACGGAAATAATGTAGCTCACTCCTTGATGGTTGGCTGTGCACAGTTAGGCTGTGATATTGCAGTTGCATCACCAAAAGGCTATGAACCACTTCAAGAAGTAACAGACACAGCACATGAGTTTGCAAAACAATCAGGCGCAGAAGTTATCGTTACAACAGACCCTGTTGCTGCTGTTCAAAATGCAGATGTCATTTATTCCGATGTATTTACAAGTATGGGGCAGGAAGCAGAAACAGAGAAACGCCTTGCTGAATTTAAAGAATATCAAGTCAATGATGAACTAATGCATCATGCAGCAAAAGATTATATTTTCCTTCATTGTCTCCCAGCACACCGCGGAGAAGAAGTGACAGCAGACATTATTGACGGACCGCACTCAAAAGTATTTCAACAGGCAGAAAACCGCCTGCATGTACAAAAAGCATTAATCAAAGAGCTCATGTATCAACCATCTAAATAAATATAAAAAGTCCCTGACTCATATGAGCAGGGACTTTTTGCATAAAGGATTGGAGAGGTAAGTCACGGGACATAATAAGATCAATGAGAAAGGAGGATGAAAATGGGTCAGCAGCATCAGTTTAAATCAGGGAATAAAGCACCAAATAATGGTGTGTACGTCGAGATCGGTGAAACCGGCAGTATGGTGAAAGATCCTTTAAAGATTAAGCTTCAAGCAGGCGATGTCTTTCCGGATAACTCGAACCATAACCGTGTTTGGACCTATCAGAGAAAGCCATAAGCAATTGACTAAGAGTCGGTTGGAATAAGTCTTTAGAGGCATGTGTCATGCCTCTTTTTTCTTTATAATAAAAAACAATTAAGTTCAAATTTTCAAATAAATAGTATGAATAAAAGAGTGTTTAAGGTAAAATATGTAAATAAGATTAAATTGTTGAAAGGATTTGTGTGATGGAAAAGACGAATCTCAGTGATAGTGTTTGGAATAAACGCTTCACCTCATTATTCATATCAAGACTCATCAAAAACACAGGAGAAAGTTTTGCTTTTACATCCGTCCTTTGGCTATTGATTTTGAGAGGGGATGGAGCGCTCGGTACAGGACTTCTCCTAGCAGTAACCGTACTTCCTTCATCTTTGCTAGCCCCTATACTAGGACCTCTTATGAAAAAGCACCATTTGTCTAAATGGATGTTCGCTTCAGATGTCGTTCGAGCAACCATTGTACTCATTATTCCGATACTGCATTTTTCGCATCTATTGCCATTATGGTTATTGATCTCATTAATGGTTATTCAATCGGCAACAGGTGCAGCGTATAACCCAGCCTCGGTGGCGATTTTACCGCAGATTGTACCGAAGCATCTCATTCAAAAAGCAAATGCCATTCTGCAATCTTCTTTTGAAATTGTCGCACTTGCAGCAGTCATGGTGGCTGGTCTCTTGGTCAAATTAATCGGACCTGCAGATACTCTGCTCATCACCACTGCCTTATTTATCATATCTGGCCTGTTTATTATCGGTGTGAAATTAAAGAAAACCGATGAGGGCAAAGCAGCAGGCATTAAACAAGCAAAGAATACATATTTGTATAACTTAAAAAGAGGGTTTCTCGTCGTCAAAAATCATCACATTTTATTTGCGTTGACGTTGTATTGTATTTTAATGAATGTCGCCGCAGCTCCGTGGCAGGCACTTTCTGCTGTATACGTAGCAGAAGCACTGCAAAGCGATTCCATGGTGTATTCCATTTTAAGAGGTGTTGCTGCAGTCGGCGCGTTTATGATGGGCTTTGCTCTAGCGAAAGTGAAAATTAAGAGATTTGGTTTGTTCTTTATTGTCGCTGGTATGATTGAAGGGGCTGCATTCTTTATTACAGGGATGAGTACATGGCTGCCGGTTGTTCTACTTGCTTCCTTTATATTCGGTGCCGCCGTTAGTGCGATCAATGTACCGGAAATGGTCATTATTCAAACGTCTGTTGACCAAGATGATCAGCCGCAAGTATACGCGGTGATCAATGCTTCATCAAATGTTTTCCTCCCACTTGCAGCTGTCGCATCAGGCGTCCTGGCAGAAAGATTTGGAGCGGGACCTGTCATTGCTGGCGGTGGGGTCCTTGAAATCTTATCAGGTATCGCAATCTTCCTGTTTACAGGGCTTGCGAAAAGCCATTTGACAGCAGACAAACAGAAGTCCGAAACCGTCGAAGTGTAAGCAATAAAAAAAACCCCCTGTGGCTACAGGGGGTTTTAGCGTACCGCATTTCAAGGAAAAAGAAAAAGAGCTAAAATCAAGATCATTTTAGCTCTTTCTCACATTCTCTTACGTATTAAGAGTGTTTTGTTGAACTTTCCGTTTCTTTCATTGGACTTACTTCAGCAAAGATGAATAAAATAACCGTAAACACCACTGCAAGAATAGAAGTCAAAGTAAAGTCATAAGCAGCGCCATTCATCGAAGCAACGATGTAACCAGCCATATGTGTCAGCAGAAAAGTCCAAATGAGGGTGATAATATAATGCATAATCCCACCGTCCTTTATGTAACAATCTATTGATTATCATACCATAGATACGAGTGAGGGGAAAAGACTGTTTTAGCCTTTATGTGACCATTTTTAGACCTTCTGCTATAAAAATAAAAAGAATTCTTCTGTCATTAGGGGATTTCCTTATTCCTACAAGAGTTGTTGTTCATATCATAGAAAGCAGAATCACTGAAAGGAGGCTGGCCATATGGGTGTAAGCGAACGGTTTTTCCAGCTTGGTTCCCAGTGGAACGTCATTCACCTTCCTCAAAAACCAAATGGCTTTGGCATTCTTATCCTCGGTGACCGAAATCACTTTGTGCAGGAAAATACATCATTCTGGCTTCAGCACTATGGAAGAAACCAGCTTTTAACTGCCTTAAAGGATGAAGGATATACATTGTTTAATAGTCATCTTCATGGGAATCACTGGGGATGCGAAGATGCTGTTTTTAGTGCAAAGCAGCTCGTTCATCACACATTAAAACAAGAAATATTAAACCGGGAAATTCATGTGCTAGCAGAGGGGATGGGGGCACTCGTTGCTATGAGCCTTGCGGAAGAGATGCCAGAAGTGCTAAGATCCATTGCACTCGTGAATCCATGCTTGCATCTCCATGCACAACGAGAAAGAGAAAAGGAACACAAATTCTTTTATAAACAGCTGATCAAAGAATTGGCGAAGAGCTACGGTTGTTCTGAAAAGGAAGCGGAAACGTATCCGCTCCCAGCTTGCCCTGATCATTCTGCTCATGTACCAATTCACATATGGCAAAGACTAAACGGTGCACCTTATGCATATGAACTGCATGCAAAGCCTTTTATTGATCAGCACATGAAGAATCCAGAGCATTGTCAGATCGATCTCACCTTGCATATGTTTGATCATCCGAGAAGAATCTTTCAATCCATTCACAAGTTTTATAAATCGCATGAAAGAGAATTGTGATGAATAGGATAATAACAGCCCTTCATGGAAAGGGCTCTTCTTTTTATTCGATAAGCTAAAAAAGGGGACATGAACATGGAAACAGGACTGATCATAGGGGCAGATGAATTTTTTGGCCTAGCACTGTGTGAATATATGATGAAAGAGGGCATGCAAGTGGATATCACATGTCCTCATCACCAAACAAAAGAGCAAAAGATGTTATTAGAAGAACGAATGATGTGGCTTGGCAGAAATGATCTTTTCCGTGTTATTGACCTGCAGGATGGGAAAGACACGTACGATCTGATCTTTATTCAATCAGAAGAACCAGAAAAAAGACAAGAAGGCTTGAAAGCGACGCATGGCATATACCGTGTTCTTTATGAAAAAACTGAAGATAAATCATCCAATCAGAATGTGCCGGTAGTTATTCTACCTCGCATGTTTGGACCATGGACACTTGATGAAGAAAGAAGGAAGCGTGAAGAAGCATTTTTTGTAGAAGATGTCGCAAGGGATTTGTTCAATTGGGCATCAGGCGCTGAACAAAGACAGGAAATAACACATGAATTGAAGGTGGAGAGACAAACAGATGACAAACAAGCAGAAGAAATGATAGCAGAATGGAAAAGACAAAACTCAACATTTTTCGACAAAAAGCAAGAATGATCTTCCATCTTATCTTTTTTCAGTATAAAATAAACCTATATTTAACATACAGGTTCATGCCTGCATGTGGCAAAGGGAGTTGAACATGGCATGAAGTATCAGCGGCTTGTCATGATCTTTTCGTTCCTTCTCCTATTATCTGCCTGCTCACAGGCACCTTTAAAAGGACAGATTGAGAAGGTGGGTTTACTCGTCCCCGATACAATTAATGATCAAGTTTGGGGAACGAAAGGTTATAAAGGCTTATTAAATATTCAATCGACATTTGGTGTAGATGTTTATTATAAGGAAGGAATGGTCGACAAAGAGAAAATCGTTGATGCCATTGAAGAATTTCACAAAAAAGGAGTCAATTTGATTATTGGCCATGGCAGTGAATACAGCGAAATTTTCAACTTAATTAGTGAAGATTATCCGAAAACACAATTTATCACGGTAAATGGAAACAAGCCTCAGGCGGATAATGTTGCGAATGTGACATTTAAAGGTGAAGCGATGGGCTTTTTTGGAGGCATGACAGCAGCACATATGTCAAAAACAAAAAAGATTGGTATTCTTGCTACATATGATTGGCAAAGCGAAGTAGACGGCTTTATCAAAGGTGCAAAATATCAAGATGAACATGTACAAGTGCTTGCCGAGTTTGTCGAAAACTGGGATGATGCGGACAAAGCCGTGGAGCTCTATCAAAAATTGAAAAAACAGGGCGTAGATGTTGTATATCCAGCAGGTGATGGTTATAATATCCCTGTCATTGAACAAATCAAAGCCGATAATTTATCAGCGATCGGATATGTCACCGATCAATCCAACCTCGGTAGCCATACCGTCTTAACAAGCACCGTTCAGCATGTGGATAAAGCGTACAGTATTATTGCGAAGAAATTTAATGAAGGCAAGCTAAATGAACAAGGTGAGTACTCCTTTGACTTTAAAGAAGGAGTGATCGAAATGGGGAAATTTAGTTCCACCATTGACCGTGCTTTTTTGAAAGACATTGAAAGTGATATTGCGACTTACAAAAAAACTGGCAAACTGCCAAATGAAAAGTGAGGATACGATGATGCAGCACGAAAAATCGATGGAATTTTTACAAATTGCCATGAAGTATTTTCCGCAAGCAAAAGAAGAATTAGATAAAGCAGGTATTCAGCTTGAGCCTGAAGCTCTTCAGCCGCTTTTATCATTGTTTACATCTGTTATGCAAGAGGCATATGAGCTTGGAAAAGCAGATGCAGAATCAGAAAAAGCCACAGAATAGTGGCTTTTTTTTATGATAATTTTTTCTTGAAGGCACTAATCATAGGGCCAACATCTTTAAACACAGGCTTCAGCTCATCAATGGAGTTCATAATGTTCCCAATTTGATTCATGACATGCATGTAGTCAATGGAGTCTTCACTTGAAGTTGTCTCCACGCGTTCCTCCTTTGTTTCTGTCTTGCTTTTCTCCTTTTCAAGCGGCTGACCAAACATCATCGCCGAAAAAATATCTTTTTGCGCCATATCAAATGCTCCTTTCTACTACTGGTATATCAATAATCTATGAAAAAAGTGAGTGGAAAGGTTAGACGTTTGTATTGCCAAGGAGAAAAAAATAAGGTAAAATTAGTACCAGATACTAATATAAGATCACAATATCACATGCTCGTATGAGTAAAAGGAGTCTTATTCAATGAATGCTGGAATTATTGGCCTTGGCCGCTATATACCTGAAAAAGTGTTAACAAATCTTGATTTAGAAAAAATGGTTGAAACTTCTGACGAATGGATTCGTACTAGAACAGGTATAGAAGAAAGAAGAATTGCTTCTGATGATGTCAATACATCACATATGGCGCTTGCTGCTGCAAAAAAAGCATTAGCTGACGCAGATGTAGCTGCAGAAGATATCGATATGATTCTTGTGGCGACAGTCACGCCAGA harbors:
- a CDS encoding ComZ family protein; this translates as MQHEKSMEFLQIAMKYFPQAKEELDKAGIQLEPEALQPLLSLFTSVMQEAYELGKADAESEKATE
- a CDS encoding MFS transporter gives rise to the protein MEKTNLSDSVWNKRFTSLFISRLIKNTGESFAFTSVLWLLILRGDGALGTGLLLAVTVLPSSLLAPILGPLMKKHHLSKWMFASDVVRATIVLIIPILHFSHLLPLWLLISLMVIQSATGAAYNPASVAILPQIVPKHLIQKANAILQSSFEIVALAAVMVAGLLVKLIGPADTLLITTALFIISGLFIIGVKLKKTDEGKAAGIKQAKNTYLYNLKRGFLVVKNHHILFALTLYCILMNVAAAPWQALSAVYVAEALQSDSMVYSILRGVAAVGAFMMGFALAKVKIKRFGLFFIVAGMIEGAAFFITGMSTWLPVVLLASFIFGAAVSAINVPEMVIIQTSVDQDDQPQVYAVINASSNVFLPLAAVASGVLAERFGAGPVIAGGGVLEILSGIAIFLFTGLAKSHLTADKQKSETVEV
- a CDS encoding BMP family ABC transporter substrate-binding protein, translated to MKYQRLVMIFSFLLLLSACSQAPLKGQIEKVGLLVPDTINDQVWGTKGYKGLLNIQSTFGVDVYYKEGMVDKEKIVDAIEEFHKKGVNLIIGHGSEYSEIFNLISEDYPKTQFITVNGNKPQADNVANVTFKGEAMGFFGGMTAAHMSKTKKIGILATYDWQSEVDGFIKGAKYQDEHVQVLAEFVENWDDADKAVELYQKLKKQGVDVVYPAGDGYNIPVIEQIKADNLSAIGYVTDQSNLGSHTVLTSTVQHVDKAYSIIAKKFNEGKLNEQGEYSFDFKEGVIEMGKFSSTIDRAFLKDIESDIATYKKTGKLPNEK
- the argF gene encoding ornithine carbamoyltransferase — translated: MSQVDLQPTLYGKDFLSLKDFSINDIAYLIEKAEEMKQNPYQDLFKGKTLAMIFEKSSTRTRVSFEAGMTQLGGHALFLSSNDLQIGRGETISDTAQVLSGYVDGIMIRTFEHEKVEELAQYASIPVINGLTDYSHPCQALADLLTIKEAKGTLKGIKVAYIGDGNNVAHSLMVGCAQLGCDIAVASPKGYEPLQEVTDTAHEFAKQSGAEVIVTTDPVAAVQNADVIYSDVFTSMGQEAETEKRLAEFKEYQVNDELMHHAAKDYIFLHCLPAHRGEEVTADIIDGPHSKVFQQAENRLHVQKALIKELMYQPSK
- a CDS encoding carbamoyl phosphate synthase large subunit, with product MPKDQSIQTILVIGSGPIIIGQAAEFDYSGTQGCMALKEEGYKVILVNNNPATIMTDESFADEIYFEPLSVDSVTRIIEKEKPDGLLANLGGQTALNLAVELEKAGVLKKHGVTLLGTSVETIENGEDREKFRALMKQLNEPVPDSEIVDNAQDALQFAKEVGFPVILRPAYTLGGKGGGIALTEEAFKPLIEGALLASPIHQCLVEKSIAGFKEVEYEVMRDRQNTCITVCNMENIDPVGVHTGDSIVVAPSQTLTDQDYQMLRSASLKIISALDVVGGCNIQFALDPLSKEYFVIEVNPRVSRSSALASKATGYPIAKMAAKLAVGYTLDELKNPLTGTTYASFEPALDYVVVKFPRWPFDKFKQADRQLGTKMKATGEVMAIDRNLESAIQKAVASLEIKTKGFHLPELKDQSTEQLFELVKTPDDRRFFAVMELLSRQETVEAIHQATKIDRFFLHVFNNMITLVQELKNHEGTLSKDTLKKVKEKGFLDETIALLTGNSEGAIRQLRQEYGITASFKIVDTCAAEFDAKTNYFYSTYFGKSDGEHQEKTKQRALIIGSGPIRIGQGVEFDYSAVHGVLTLQKLGFETIMMNNNPETVSTDYEIADRLYFEPITLEHILNVVEAEQIDFVIVQFGGQTAINVAEGLEKAGITLLGTSFDTLDALEDRDLFYQLLDELNLPHAKGDTAHSKEEALTHAKSIGYPVLIRPSYVIGGMGMMVVQSEAHLTSLLDQPDHLPYPILIDEYVTGKEVEVDLISDGKTTFIPTIVEHIEKAGVHSGDSFAILPSVSISEDIKQQVHIASEQIAKKLAFKGIMNIQFVIKGDQALVLEVNPRASRTVPVVSKVMGIDMIPLATQLLAGATLDELNPVTKNKGGTAVKFPVFSSHAIQDIDLKLTPEMKATGEGMCVGKNAESALKKVFASIWHQKGSLFIKGNEQLVDEAKHAGFDVWTDSFDTWLQNEDKTLHIHLGEDEEAKEQRVKALTHGVQVLTEYETVQAFLQGKNGDVSPVSLQELYKKEVTA
- a CDS encoding nad binding enzyme, with amino-acid sequence METGLIIGADEFFGLALCEYMMKEGMQVDITCPHHQTKEQKMLLEERMMWLGRNDLFRVIDLQDGKDTYDLIFIQSEEPEKRQEGLKATHGIYRVLYEKTEDKSSNQNVPVVILPRMFGPWTLDEERRKREEAFFVEDVARDLFNWASGAEQRQEITHELKVERQTDDKQAEEMIAEWKRQNSTFFDKKQE
- a CDS encoding YjzC family protein gives rise to the protein MGQQHQFKSGNKAPNNGVYVEIGETGSMVKDPLKIKLQAGDVFPDNSNHNRVWTYQRKP
- a CDS encoding YjzD family protein; this encodes MHYIITLIWTFLLTHMAGYIVASMNGAAYDFTLTSILAVVFTVILFIFAEVSPMKETESSTKHS